From Rhineura floridana isolate rRhiFlo1 chromosome 5, rRhiFlo1.hap2, whole genome shotgun sequence, a single genomic window includes:
- the LOC133385720 gene encoding uncharacterized protein LOC133385720 isoform X1 has protein sequence MLFNIYMKPLGAVIRSFGVRCHQYADDTQLYFSFASSSGEAVNVLNRCLAAIMDWMGANRLKLNPDKTETLLVSAFYAQMVDVYPVLDGVTLPLKEQVRSLGVLFDPSLSLEAQVASVARNAFYHLRLVAQLRPYLDSDDLASVVHALVTSRLDYCNALYVGLPLKIVRKLQLVQNAAARLLTRTRRSAHITPVLARLHWLPICFRAKFKVLVLTYKALHGMGPQYLVERVSQYETTRTLRSTSKALLRVPSHQEAWRMVTRNRAFSVVAPELWNGLPDEVRLAPTLLSFRRQVKTFLYSQAF, from the coding sequence atgcttttcaacatctatatgaagccgctgggtgcggtcatcaggagttttggagtgcgttgtcaccagtacgctgatgacacgcaactctacttctcctttgcatcttcctcaggtgaggctgttaacgtactaaaccgttgcctggccgcgataatggattggatgggagctaacagactgaagcttaatccagacaagaccgagacgctgttagtgagtgccttctatgcccagatggtggatgtttaccctgttctggatggggttacactccccttgaaagaacaggttcgtagcttgggagttcttttcgacccttccctgtctcttgaggctcaggtagcctcagtggcacggaatgctttctaccatctccgattggtagcccagctacgtccctatctggacagtgacgacctcgcctcagtcgttcatgctctggtaacttctagattggactactgcaatgcgctctacgttgggctgcccttgaagatagttcggaaactacagttagtccagaatgcagcggccagattgttgacgcggaccagaaggtccgctcatataacacctgttttggcccgtctgcactggcttcctatttgtttccgagctaaattcaaagtgctggttttgacctataaagccttacacggcatgggaccgcaatacctggtggagcgcgtctcccaatatgaaactacccgtacactccgctcaacatctaaggccctcctccgagtaccatcccatcaagaagcttggaggatggtgactagaaatagggccttttcggttgtggctcccgaactgtggaatggtctccccgatgaggtgcgcctggcgccgacgctgctatcttttcggcgccaggtgaaaacctttttatactcccaggcattttaa